In Pyramidobacter piscolens W5455, one genomic interval encodes:
- the meaB gene encoding methylmalonyl Co-A mutase-associated GTPase MeaB — MNTENTTYQPEWQPQNAGGEFACFVTKGVDGTGAPTAANVQPVRRNLSVDEYARGILNGERAILSRAITLIESNAPKHFATAQELIQKLLPHTGGSMRVGVTGVPGAGKSTFIEALGSWLCDRGHRVAVLAVDPSSTVTKGSVLGDKTRMEKLSRHPNAFVRPSPSGGTLGGVTRKSRETLLLVEAAGYDVVLVETVGVGQSETTVRNMVDYFLMVALTGAGDDLQGIKKGIMEIADSILVNKADGDNKVKALSARADFDMMLHYLRPATEGWGSHAYTCSSLTGEGIPEMWGVIEEFFKTVRGNGVFEKRRKEQVLKWVNDMAQEHLENLIGANRAIAAAKARIEEEVTAGKLPPTQAAQEIIDVMERELFHAGR; from the coding sequence ATGAACACCGAAAACACCACCTACCAGCCCGAGTGGCAGCCGCAGAACGCCGGCGGCGAATTCGCCTGCTTCGTGACAAAGGGCGTGGACGGCACCGGCGCGCCTACCGCCGCCAACGTCCAGCCCGTGCGGCGCAACCTCTCCGTCGACGAATACGCGCGAGGCATCCTGAATGGCGAACGCGCGATCCTGTCGCGGGCCATCACGCTGATCGAGAGCAACGCTCCCAAGCATTTCGCCACGGCGCAGGAACTGATCCAAAAGCTGCTGCCCCACACGGGCGGTTCCATGCGCGTCGGCGTTACCGGCGTGCCCGGCGCCGGCAAAAGCACCTTCATCGAAGCGCTCGGCTCGTGGCTGTGCGACCGCGGGCACCGCGTCGCTGTGCTCGCCGTCGATCCCAGCAGCACCGTCACCAAGGGCAGCGTCCTCGGCGACAAGACGCGCATGGAAAAGCTGTCGCGCCACCCCAACGCTTTCGTGCGTCCGTCCCCGTCGGGCGGCACGCTCGGCGGCGTCACGCGCAAAAGCCGCGAGACGCTGCTGCTCGTCGAGGCGGCGGGCTACGACGTGGTCCTCGTCGAGACCGTCGGCGTCGGCCAGAGCGAAACGACCGTGCGCAACATGGTGGATTACTTCCTCATGGTGGCGCTGACCGGCGCGGGCGACGACCTGCAGGGCATCAAAAAGGGCATTATGGAGATCGCCGACTCGATTCTCGTCAACAAGGCCGACGGCGACAACAAAGTCAAAGCGTTGTCGGCGCGCGCCGACTTCGACATGATGCTCCACTACCTGCGTCCCGCCACGGAGGGCTGGGGCAGCCACGCCTACACCTGCTCGTCGCTGACGGGCGAGGGCATTCCCGAGATGTGGGGCGTGATCGAGGAGTTTTTCAAGACCGTGCGCGGCAACGGCGTCTTCGAAAAACGGCGCAAAGAACAGGTGCTCAAATGGGTCAACGACATGGCGCAGGAGCATCTGGAAAACCTCATCGGCGCCAACCGGGCCATCGCCGCCGCCAAGGCGCGCATCGAGGAGGAGGTCACCGCGGGCAAATTGCCGCCCACGCAGGCCGCCCAAGAGATCATCGACGTGATGGAGCGCGAGCTGTTCCACGCCGGGCGGTAG
- a CDS encoding succinate CoA transferase, whose amino-acid sequence MYNRISNHEAEAKTMSAAQAAELIKDGMTVGTSGFTMAGYPKAVPMALARRAERGEKIRIKLITGASVGDELDGRLARAGVIERRYPYQTNQSVRELANDDRLAYVDMHLSQVPFWIKNGYFGKIDIAIIEAIGIDDEGNIIPSTSVGCSNVLAEYAEKVIVEVNTAQPVKLEGMHDVYSPRRMKETEPIPIVRPNNRVGMPYIRCRPDKIAAVVVTDIPDSTRHLAQTDARSQIMADYLVAFLENEVACGRLPRKLPPIQSGVGNMANAVLGGLQKSKFRNLSIYSEVLQDSVLDLIETERVSFASGTALTISPERIDAFYKSLEMYKYKIILRPVEISNSPEVIRRLGVIAVNTALEVDLEGNVNSTHIGGCQIVNGLGGSGDFARNAALSVFTTPSTAKNGTISCIVPHVAHVDHTEHDPHVIITEQGCADLRGLTAYERARALIENCAHPKFRPALQAFVERSAARPGFRHGFAPEDPQRWMRDYRPEENESEKGND is encoded by the coding sequence GTGTACAACCGCATCAGCAATCACGAGGCCGAGGCCAAGACCATGTCGGCGGCGCAGGCCGCCGAACTGATCAAGGACGGCATGACCGTCGGCACGAGCGGCTTCACCATGGCCGGGTACCCCAAGGCCGTGCCCATGGCGCTGGCCCGCCGCGCCGAACGCGGCGAGAAGATCCGCATCAAGCTGATCACCGGCGCGTCCGTCGGCGACGAACTCGACGGGCGGCTGGCGCGCGCCGGCGTGATCGAACGGCGTTATCCCTATCAGACCAACCAGAGCGTGCGCGAGCTGGCCAACGACGACCGCCTCGCCTATGTGGACATGCACCTCAGCCAGGTGCCCTTCTGGATCAAAAACGGCTACTTCGGCAAAATCGACATAGCCATCATCGAAGCGATCGGCATCGACGACGAGGGCAACATTATCCCCTCCACGTCGGTGGGCTGTTCCAACGTGCTGGCGGAGTACGCCGAAAAGGTGATCGTCGAGGTCAACACGGCGCAGCCCGTCAAGCTGGAAGGTATGCACGACGTGTACAGCCCGCGGCGCATGAAGGAGACCGAACCGATCCCGATCGTGCGCCCCAACAACCGCGTCGGCATGCCCTACATCCGCTGCCGTCCCGACAAGATCGCCGCCGTGGTCGTCACCGACATTCCCGATTCGACGCGCCATCTGGCGCAGACCGACGCAAGGTCCCAGATCATGGCCGACTATCTGGTCGCGTTCCTCGAGAACGAAGTGGCCTGCGGGCGGCTGCCGCGCAAGCTGCCGCCGATCCAGTCGGGCGTCGGCAACATGGCCAACGCCGTGCTGGGCGGCCTGCAGAAATCGAAGTTCCGCAACCTCTCCATCTATTCGGAAGTGCTGCAGGACTCCGTGCTCGACCTGATCGAGACGGAGCGCGTCTCGTTCGCCTCGGGGACGGCGCTGACCATCTCGCCCGAGCGCATCGACGCCTTTTACAAGAGTCTGGAGATGTACAAGTACAAGATCATCCTGCGCCCCGTGGAGATCAGCAACTCGCCGGAAGTGATCCGCCGCCTCGGCGTCATCGCCGTGAATACGGCGCTGGAAGTGGACCTCGAGGGCAACGTCAACTCCACGCACATCGGCGGCTGCCAGATCGTCAACGGCCTCGGCGGCTCGGGAGACTTCGCGCGCAACGCCGCGCTCTCGGTGTTCACCACGCCGTCGACGGCGAAGAACGGAACGATCTCCTGCATCGTCCCGCATGTGGCGCACGTCGACCACACGGAACACGACCCTCACGTGATCATCACCGAACAGGGCTGCGCCGATCTGCGCGGGCTCACGGCCTACGAGCGCGCCCGCGCGCTGATCGAGAACTGCGCGCACCCCAAGTTCCGCCCGGCGCTGCAGGCGTTCGTCGAGCGCAGCGCCGCGCGCCCCGGCTTCCGTCACGGCTTCGCGCCGGAGGATCCGCAACGCTGGATGCGGGATTATCGCCCCGAAGAAAACGAATCAGAGAAAGGGAATGACTGA
- a CDS encoding anaerobic ribonucleoside triphosphate reductase, with product MIETIKKRDGRLAPFNEDRITRAIFLAASAVAEKEGTAADYRIAEGLTSQVVRRLNEKYASGSPSVEDVQDMVVKVLIENGHARTSEAYITYRNERTRVRDSHTRLMKAIEEITFADAKTADVKRENANINGNTAMGTMLEYGSAVSREFCKTHVIHPAHARAHDEGDIHIHDMDFLNMGTLTCCQIDIRKLFKGGFSTGHGFLREPQDVMSYAALAAIAIQSNQNDQHGGQSIPYFDYGIADGVRKTFRKLYAGNLAKGLELLRDLDAKSAVKDAENRAEAETGRAISLTDDAERDEAERKILAASLKTDETELIKLQAFARREALAETDHRTYQAMEAFIHNLNTMHSRAGAQVPFSSINFGTDTSPEGRMVSRNLLLATEKGLGDGETPIFPILIFKVKEGVNYNPGDPNYDLLRLSCRVTSKRLFPNFSFLDAPFNAEYYKPGDPDTEATYMGCRTRVVGNRCGESTVSGRGNLSFTTINLPRLGIVHGRALGGATDLDAFFRDLDGKIDLVVDQLLERLEIQSRRRVKNFPFLMGQGVWKGSDGMNDEDELRDVIRQGTLTLGFIGLAECLVALTGKHHGESDESQELGLKIVRHMRERMDQASEQYDLNFSLIATPAEGLSGRFTRLDAQKFGAIPGVTDREYYTNSFHVPVYYKIGVFEKIAREAPYHALTNGGHISYVELDGLGANNPEAFETIVRAMKEAGIGYGSINHPVDRDPVCGYTGVISGDVCPHCGRHESDGPVGFERIRRITGYLVGTLDRFNNAKRAEVRDRVKHNQCGAEEEANAK from the coding sequence GTGATCGAGACGATTAAGAAGAGGGACGGCCGTCTGGCCCCCTTCAACGAAGACCGCATCACCCGCGCCATTTTTCTCGCCGCGTCCGCCGTGGCGGAGAAGGAAGGCACGGCGGCCGACTACCGCATCGCCGAGGGGCTGACGTCGCAGGTCGTGCGCCGCCTCAACGAAAAGTACGCCTCCGGCTCGCCCAGCGTCGAGGACGTGCAGGACATGGTGGTGAAGGTGCTGATCGAAAACGGCCACGCCCGCACCAGCGAGGCCTACATCACCTACCGCAACGAGCGCACGCGCGTGCGCGACTCGCATACCCGCCTGATGAAGGCCATCGAAGAGATCACGTTCGCCGACGCCAAGACCGCCGACGTAAAGCGCGAAAACGCCAACATCAACGGCAACACGGCCATGGGCACGATGCTGGAATACGGCAGCGCCGTGTCGCGCGAATTCTGCAAGACGCACGTGATCCACCCGGCTCACGCCCGGGCGCACGACGAGGGCGACATCCACATCCACGACATGGATTTCCTCAACATGGGCACGCTGACCTGCTGCCAGATCGACATCCGCAAGCTGTTCAAGGGCGGCTTCTCGACGGGGCACGGTTTTTTGCGCGAGCCGCAGGACGTGATGAGCTACGCGGCGCTGGCGGCGATCGCCATCCAGAGCAACCAAAACGACCAGCACGGCGGCCAGAGCATCCCGTATTTCGATTACGGCATCGCCGACGGCGTGCGCAAGACGTTCCGCAAGCTGTACGCGGGCAATCTCGCCAAGGGGCTGGAACTGCTTCGCGACCTCGACGCGAAGTCCGCCGTCAAAGACGCGGAAAACCGCGCCGAAGCCGAAACGGGGCGCGCCATCAGCCTGACGGACGACGCCGAACGGGACGAGGCCGAGCGGAAGATCCTCGCCGCGTCGCTGAAAACCGACGAGACGGAGCTGATCAAACTTCAGGCTTTCGCCCGCAGGGAAGCCCTCGCCGAAACGGACCACCGCACTTATCAAGCCATGGAGGCGTTTATCCACAACCTCAACACGATGCATTCCCGCGCCGGCGCGCAGGTCCCTTTCTCGAGCATCAATTTCGGCACCGACACGTCTCCCGAGGGGCGCATGGTCTCGCGCAATCTGCTGCTGGCGACCGAAAAAGGGCTGGGCGACGGCGAGACGCCGATCTTCCCCATCCTCATCTTCAAGGTCAAGGAAGGCGTCAACTACAATCCCGGCGATCCCAATTACGACCTGCTCCGGCTCTCGTGCCGCGTCACTTCCAAGCGGCTTTTCCCCAACTTCAGCTTCCTCGACGCGCCCTTCAACGCCGAATACTACAAGCCCGGCGACCCCGACACGGAAGCCACCTACATGGGCTGCCGCACGCGCGTGGTCGGCAACCGCTGCGGCGAATCGACCGTCAGCGGGCGCGGCAACCTGTCCTTTACCACGATCAACCTGCCCCGCCTCGGCATCGTCCACGGACGGGCGCTGGGCGGCGCGACCGATCTCGACGCTTTTTTCAGGGACCTCGACGGCAAGATCGACCTGGTCGTCGATCAGCTGCTGGAGCGTCTGGAGATCCAGAGCCGCCGACGCGTCAAAAACTTCCCGTTCCTGATGGGACAGGGCGTGTGGAAAGGCTCCGACGGCATGAACGACGAGGACGAACTGCGCGACGTGATCCGCCAGGGCACGCTGACGCTCGGCTTCATCGGCCTGGCCGAGTGTCTGGTGGCCCTGACGGGCAAGCACCACGGCGAAAGCGACGAGTCGCAGGAGCTGGGGCTGAAGATCGTCCGCCACATGAGGGAACGCATGGATCAGGCTTCGGAACAGTACGACCTGAATTTCTCCCTCATCGCCACGCCCGCGGAAGGGCTGTCGGGGCGCTTCACCCGCCTCGACGCCCAAAAATTCGGCGCGATCCCCGGCGTCACCGACCGCGAATATTACACCAACTCATTCCACGTGCCCGTGTATTACAAGATCGGCGTCTTCGAGAAGATCGCCCGCGAAGCGCCCTACCACGCGCTGACCAACGGCGGGCACATCAGCTACGTGGAGCTGGACGGGCTGGGAGCCAACAACCCCGAAGCCTTCGAAACCATCGTGCGCGCCATGAAGGAGGCGGGGATCGGTTACGGCAGCATCAATCACCCCGTCGACCGCGACCCCGTCTGCGGCTACACGGGCGTCATTTCCGGCGACGTGTGCCCCCACTGCGGGCGCCATGAATCCGACGGCCCCGTCGGCTTCGAGCGCATCCGCCGCATCACCGGCTATCTCGTGGGAACTTTGGACCGCTTCAACAACGCCAAGCGCGCCGAAGTCCGCGACCGCGTCAAGCACAATCAGTGCGGAGCGGAGGAAGAGGCGAACGCCAAATGA
- the nrdG gene encoding anaerobic ribonucleoside-triphosphate reductase activating protein, producing MKIRLASPMTRDSIVDGPGLRAVIWAQGCFHNCPGCHNPCTHNPFGGFEMDADDLIAQLDSLHLQQGLTLSGGEPFLQARALAAVARAAHLRGLNVWAFTGFTFEQLTDRKNPAWEDRMALLEQIDVLVDGRFERDKRDLSLRFRGSSNQRILDVKKSLALQSPCVIAEYMRQAM from the coding sequence ATGAAGATCCGCCTCGCCAGTCCGATGACCCGCGACAGCATCGTCGACGGGCCGGGGCTGCGGGCGGTGATCTGGGCTCAGGGATGCTTCCACAACTGCCCGGGCTGCCACAATCCGTGTACGCACAACCCGTTCGGCGGCTTCGAGATGGACGCGGACGACCTGATCGCCCAGCTGGACTCGCTCCATCTGCAGCAGGGGCTGACGCTTTCCGGCGGCGAGCCGTTCCTGCAGGCGCGCGCCCTGGCCGCAGTGGCCCGCGCGGCGCATCTGCGCGGACTGAACGTGTGGGCCTTCACGGGCTTCACCTTCGAGCAGCTGACCGACCGCAAAAATCCGGCCTGGGAGGACCGCATGGCTCTGCTCGAACAGATCGACGTGCTCGTCGACGGACGCTTCGAGCGCGACAAGCGCGATTTGTCGCTGCGCTTTCGCGGCTCGTCCAACCAGCGCATCCTCGACGTGAAAAAAAGTCTCGCCCTGCAGTCCCCCTGCGTCATCGCGGAGTACATGCGTCAGGCCATGTGA
- a CDS encoding class I SAM-dependent methyltransferase has translation MDSSKKANYGNWIPRKLMNALWGILLGVLLLLIVNALFWRNAAAALLLGALSGLSLVAAVYMQYCRKTIDLRGGGLAGKFYDDLLDHLAWQGQGRLLDIGCGSGALSIRCARRFPGAQVIGVDYWSGVWDYSQKQCEENARLEGCDGRIDFRHGDAARLEFADESFDAVVSCFVFHEVKTISGRSKRPVVEEALRVLKKGGSFAFVDLFGRSALYGDMEELVQQMKDSGLREVGYVSRAGASFVPALARPVMTAGVGLLYGVK, from the coding sequence ATGGACTCTTCAAAAAAAGCGAACTACGGCAACTGGATCCCCCGGAAGCTGATGAACGCCTTGTGGGGAATCTTGCTGGGGGTGCTGCTCCTGCTGATCGTGAACGCGCTGTTCTGGCGCAATGCAGCCGCGGCGCTGCTGCTGGGCGCGCTCAGCGGTCTGTCGCTGGTCGCTGCCGTATACATGCAGTACTGCCGGAAGACGATCGACCTGCGCGGCGGCGGCCTTGCGGGGAAGTTTTACGACGATCTGCTGGATCATCTTGCCTGGCAAGGGCAAGGACGGCTGCTGGATATCGGCTGCGGCTCGGGAGCGCTGTCGATCCGCTGCGCGCGCCGCTTCCCCGGCGCGCAGGTTATCGGCGTCGATTACTGGAGCGGCGTGTGGGATTACTCGCAAAAGCAATGCGAGGAGAACGCACGACTCGAAGGCTGCGACGGCCGGATCGATTTCCGGCACGGCGACGCGGCCCGTCTGGAATTCGCCGATGAAAGTTTCGACGCCGTCGTCAGCTGTTTTGTCTTTCACGAGGTGAAGACGATCTCCGGCCGGTCGAAGCGGCCTGTCGTCGAGGAGGCGCTGCGCGTGCTGAAAAAGGGAGGAAGCTTCGCCTTCGTCGATTTGTTTGGCCGCTCCGCTCTTTACGGCGACATGGAGGAGCTTGTGCAGCAGATGAAAGACAGCGGACTGCGGGAAGTTGGTTACGTTTCCCGCGCCGGCGCGTCCTTCGTCCCCGCGCTCGCGCGTCCCGTGATGACCGCGGGCGTGGGGCTGCTCTACGGCGTGAAATAG
- a CDS encoding winged helix-turn-helix domain-containing protein, with protein MTCEQEEAVLAPYLEKAEKGEIVSVAEIAHQTAVGHTISPTHIYAVLKRHDWRKVMPRSHYPKKAREEAIEASKKINAQVQELKELSTSGNVRPMFQDEAGFGRIDKPKYCWYRRRPPERSLPSHPRIPLCLRRHRAAYGRKPLFDHAQLRQRLYEHYPAGTFTPISGRSYSALL; from the coding sequence ATGACCTGTGAGCAGGAAGAAGCCGTACTTGCGCCTTATCTGGAGAAAGCCGAGAAAGGAGAAATCGTTTCGGTGGCGGAAATAGCCCATCAGACCGCGGTGGGACATACTATCAGTCCGACTCATATTTATGCGGTCCTGAAACGTCATGACTGGAGAAAAGTCATGCCGCGCAGCCATTACCCCAAGAAAGCGCGCGAGGAGGCCATCGAGGCCTCAAAAAAAATTAACGCTCAAGTTCAGGAATTAAAAGAGTTATCCACATCAGGGAACGTCAGACCGATGTTCCAGGACGAAGCCGGCTTCGGCAGGATCGACAAGCCCAAATACTGCTGGTACAGAAGGCGTCCGCCCGAACGTTCCCTGCCTTCACATCCGCGAATACCGCTATGCTTACGGCGCCATAGAGCTGCTTACGGGAGAAAGCCTCTTTTTGATCATGCCCAGCTGCGACAGCGATTGTATGAACATTATCCTGCGGGAACTTTCACGCCGATTTCCGGAAGATCATATTCTGCTCTGCTGTGA
- a CDS encoding L-lactate permease has translation MYALIAAVPILLTIVFMVFMNWSAKRSLIISWLAAFAVACSVWGMGIGEAAARTVAGFLASFETSAIIFGAILLMNVLKQSGAMASINGMFSGITEDARLQAIIVGYCFAGFIEGAAGFGTPAALGAPILISLGFPPLAAAAICLVCNSTPVNPGPVGVPLLTASKVVADAVKHLGGDPEKFTTVLTRWVCIPNMIGGLFIIMAVVFMMCKAFGKNRSFRDAVPAVPFCLLTGVVVGSIYIVMSFFAAPELISMTAFLGGMIVMMFCAKKGVCVPKKVWTFDGYKEWGEPSWQSTTVVTSVKDKSMKPLLAWTPYIVIGVILVLTRLNAFGLKTLFNNDPFILRVGNILGFEGIGWDFKFLYNPGIMPFVLVAILTVPLHRMSREETKIAVVDSVKNWSGAATALLFGVAMVNLYRYTSSAQIGAAVAGAAAGSEFTFKNSSMLYVMADALAKLFQGTYFIIAPLIGVLGAFMSGSCTVSNTLFASLQFETATLVGLSQVLIVALQTMGGGIGNMICVNNIVAVCATTGTNGNEGKLIRTNILPCLVYAAVVAAVVGLLLAAGVDPMPELLTQ, from the coding sequence ATGTATGCATTGATTGCCGCCGTACCGATCTTGCTCACTATCGTCTTCATGGTCTTTATGAACTGGTCCGCCAAACGATCGCTGATCATTTCATGGCTCGCGGCTTTTGCTGTCGCGTGCTCCGTCTGGGGCATGGGGATCGGAGAAGCCGCCGCCCGAACGGTCGCCGGCTTCCTGGCTTCTTTCGAAACGAGCGCCATCATTTTCGGGGCCATCCTGCTGATGAACGTGCTCAAGCAGTCGGGTGCCATGGCTTCCATCAACGGAATGTTCTCCGGCATCACCGAAGACGCGCGTCTTCAGGCTATCATCGTCGGCTACTGCTTCGCCGGATTTATCGAGGGGGCGGCGGGGTTCGGCACGCCGGCCGCCTTGGGCGCGCCGATTCTGATCAGCCTGGGATTTCCCCCTCTCGCCGCGGCGGCGATCTGCCTCGTCTGCAACTCGACGCCTGTCAACCCCGGCCCTGTCGGCGTGCCGCTGCTCACGGCTTCCAAAGTCGTTGCGGACGCGGTGAAACATCTCGGCGGCGATCCCGAAAAATTCACGACGGTGCTGACACGCTGGGTCTGCATCCCGAACATGATCGGCGGTCTGTTTATCATCATGGCCGTCGTCTTCATGATGTGTAAGGCGTTCGGGAAGAACCGTTCGTTCAGGGACGCCGTCCCTGCCGTTCCGTTTTGCCTGCTCACCGGCGTCGTCGTTGGCTCGATCTACATCGTCATGTCGTTCTTCGCCGCCCCCGAATTGATTTCCATGACGGCTTTCCTCGGCGGCATGATCGTGATGATGTTCTGCGCGAAAAAAGGCGTCTGCGTCCCCAAAAAGGTCTGGACCTTCGACGGCTACAAAGAATGGGGCGAGCCCTCCTGGCAGTCCACCACAGTTGTCACATCCGTCAAGGACAAGAGCATGAAGCCACTTCTGGCCTGGACGCCCTACATCGTCATCGGCGTTATCCTGGTGCTGACGAGGCTGAACGCTTTCGGCCTCAAAACCCTTTTTAACAACGATCCGTTTATCCTGCGCGTCGGGAACATCCTCGGCTTCGAGGGAATCGGCTGGGACTTCAAATTCCTGTACAACCCCGGCATCATGCCCTTCGTCCTCGTCGCAATCCTGACGGTTCCGCTGCACCGCATGTCGCGGGAAGAGACCAAAATCGCCGTCGTAGATTCCGTGAAAAACTGGTCCGGCGCGGCCACAGCCTTGCTGTTCGGCGTCGCCATGGTCAACCTGTACCGCTACACGTCGAGCGCGCAAATCGGGGCGGCTGTCGCCGGCGCCGCGGCGGGCTCGGAGTTCACGTTCAAGAACAGCTCGATGCTCTACGTCATGGCCGACGCGCTGGCGAAACTCTTCCAGGGGACTTACTTCATTATCGCTCCGCTCATCGGCGTTCTCGGAGCGTTCATGTCGGGTTCCTGCACGGTGTCAAACACGCTGTTCGCTTCGCTGCAGTTCGAGACCGCGACCCTCGTCGGCCTGTCCCAGGTCCTCATCGTGGCGCTCCAGACCATGGGCGGCGGCATCGGCAACATGATCTGCGTCAACAATATCGTTGCAGTCTGCGCCACCACCGGCACCAACGGCAACGAAGGCAAGCTGATCCGTACGAACATCCTTCCCTGCCTGGTCTATGCCGCTGTCGTCGCGGCGGTAGTCGGGCTCCTTCTGGCCGCCGGGGTCGATCCGATGCCGGAACTACTGACACAGTAG
- a CDS encoding TetR/AcrR family transcriptional regulator C-terminal domain-containing protein — protein sequence MSVNLITKEAIASTLESLLLERQFSKIPVKDVTEACGISRNTFYYHFKDKYELMNWILDDDMAKNVENYDDPMRIPETFVSMCGFMYRRKKFYYPCMQYDGQDSLYQHLTDFFFELWKLNIDMVYAASGFKLSEYEITVYAKMNAHALVGLMRDWIHAGMRDNYRSYFEQVSEIFRVQSEMYAIMSENKQISKRGGATKNIGGIQAS from the coding sequence ATGTCTGTAAATCTTATTACGAAGGAAGCGATCGCTTCGACGCTGGAGAGCCTTCTCCTGGAGAGGCAGTTTTCGAAGATCCCCGTAAAGGACGTTACTGAAGCCTGCGGCATCAGCCGGAATACATTCTATTATCACTTCAAGGACAAGTACGAGCTGATGAACTGGATCCTAGACGACGACATGGCGAAGAACGTGGAAAATTATGACGACCCCATGCGCATTCCCGAAACGTTTGTGTCCATGTGCGGTTTTATGTACCGGAGGAAGAAGTTTTACTACCCCTGCATGCAGTACGACGGTCAGGATTCGTTGTACCAGCATTTGACGGATTTTTTCTTCGAACTGTGGAAGCTCAACATCGACATGGTGTATGCGGCGTCCGGGTTCAAGCTGAGCGAGTACGAGATCACCGTTTACGCGAAAATGAACGCTCACGCTCTGGTGGGGCTGATGCGGGACTGGATCCATGCGGGGATGCGCGACAATTACAGGAGTTATTTCGAGCAAGTCAGCGAGATATTCCGCGTACAGAGCGAGATGTACGCCATCATGTCCGAAAATAAACAGATATCGAAACGCGGCGGTGCGACGAAAAACATTGGGGGAATACAGGCGTCATGA
- a CDS encoding glycine/betaine/sarcosine/D-proline family reductase selenoprotein B, translating to MNKAEIIYSVTEESGEARDNVIPFIAYHTPAPKRCLDMLLAKYYGEKFCSEVKMPVPEEHVTPVLSVPLAAARIMMVTDGGLVPKGNPDCLPPSNAREFHAYGFGFAERFKAEEYEVSHQGYDHGDVDEDPNRLLPLDILREMTRAGEIGGVYPRFLSTTGVMMPSETARRIGREIAVRVSACSIDAVLIVSTCGTSTRCGACIALALEDRGIPAVQITNLTEIAWSMGVRHVEKGASVGSPVGFAGLSQQEERRRRRRIVCSALRRLCADFA from the coding sequence ATGAACAAAGCGGAAATCATTTATTCTGTGACGGAGGAATCGGGCGAGGCGCGGGATAACGTCATCCCGTTCATCGCGTACCATACGCCGGCGCCCAAACGCTGTCTCGACATGTTGCTCGCCAAGTATTACGGGGAAAAGTTTTGCTCGGAAGTGAAAATGCCCGTACCGGAAGAGCACGTGACGCCGGTTCTTTCCGTTCCGCTCGCGGCGGCGCGGATCATGATGGTCACGGACGGGGGGCTGGTGCCGAAAGGGAATCCCGACTGCCTGCCGCCGTCCAACGCGCGGGAGTTCCACGCCTATGGTTTCGGTTTTGCAGAGCGATTCAAAGCCGAAGAATACGAAGTGTCTCATCAGGGCTACGATCACGGCGACGTCGACGAAGACCCGAACCGCCTGCTCCCGCTGGATATCCTGCGGGAGATGACGCGCGCAGGGGAGATCGGCGGCGTTTATCCGCGTTTTCTGTCGACGACGGGCGTCATGATGCCTTCCGAGACGGCGCGCAGGATAGGGCGCGAGATTGCCGTCCGCGTGTCGGCCTGTTCGATTGACGCCGTGCTTATTGTTTCAACCTGTGGAACCAGCACGCGATGCGGCGCCTGCATCGCGCTTGCGCTGGAAGATCGCGGGATTCCCGCAGTGCAGATCACGAACCTCACGGAGATCGCGTGGAGCATGGGCGTGCGGCACGTCGAAAAGGGCGCCAGCGTGGGGAGTCCGGTTGGTTTTGCGGGGCTTTCGCAGCAGGAGGAACGCCGACGGCGGCGGCGCATCGTCTGCTCGGCGCTGCGCAGGCTGTGCGCGGACTTTGCCTAG